CGGCAGCCGCCGGATCACCACCTGCGGCACGAACACGCCGCTCAGGGCGGCCCGCAGCACCGGGAACGGCCCGTTGCCACCGCCAGCCCTCACACCCCTTCCCGGGGCGGACCCAGCTCCCCCCGCCCCACAAAGGCCGGCTCCAGCGAGGCGCGTTACCGCGGGGTTGGGGGGGGCGCACCGCGCAGGCCCCACCTTGCTGAGCGTCTCCTTCTTGTCCTTGGGCCGCTCGAGGCGGTCGAGCTCAGCGGCGCCCGTCCTGCTGTCCCCGGCGGCAGCGGGGCCCGACCCCGCCCCCAGCAGAGCcccgggcccggcggcggccccgcgccgCTCCTTGGGCCTCGCGTTCTCCTTGTCCTCCTTCATCCCGGGCCGCCGCCTCTCGCGCGGCTGCGCCTTAAAGGGCCACGAGCCGCGCCCTCGGCCGAggccgccccgccgcggccccgccgcacTACGGCTCCCGGCGTGCCCCGCGCGGCCCCCGCCGCACTACGGCTCCCGGCGTGTCCGCGCAGTGACGGCGGCGCGAGGCAGGCCGGGAGCGCTCGCAGGGAGGCCGGGTCGGCGGTGCGTGAGAGGGGCACCGCGGCACGGCACCGGCGGGATGTGGTACGAGATCCTGCCCGGCATGGCCGTCATGGGCGTCTGCCTCGCCATCCCCGGCCTCGCCACCGTCTACGTGCACCGCTGGAGTAACGGCGGCAAGGTCAGCGCGGGGCGAGGACACTGGGCCGCCTTCCCTCCCCTGTCCCCGGCGGCCCCGCCCGTGGGTAGAGATAGCGGGGCTGCGCTTCCGCAGGGGCTCCCTTTCCCGCACCCTGTTTTCCTCGTGGGATCCCTTCCCTCCCGGGGCCGCTCCGGCAGCGCTGTTCTCGCCTGCAGGAGAAGAGGATCGCCCGCTATCCCTACCAGTGGTCGCTGATGGAGAGAGACAAGCGGCTGTCGGGGGTCAACAAGCACTACGTGTCCAAGGCAGGTGCTGGGGGcggtgggagggagcaggagccctgtgctgggctctgaGGTGGACACGGGTTGCTCCAGGGCTGTGGGAGCTTACTCTGcccctgcagcctgcctgggGCATGGGCATTTTCttactaattatttttttatgaaaccTGCGTTTTCAGCTATGCCCTCCTGCAAGTTAGGGATGAGAATGGTGCACATACCGctgatactattttttttccagggtcTGGAGAACATAGACTAAGGTGATGGCTCTTTGAAGAATCCACTTATCCATATAAAATGATTTAATAAAGATATACATGTATTCAAACCTTGTATCTGTTGCTGTGGTGTGTTGACCCCAGCTGGATGCCATGTGTCACCAAAACTGCTCCATCAGTCCCCTCCTCAGCTagacagagaagagaaaatgtacAAATGGGTGGGTAAAGCAGGCCAGAACAGTGTGAACAGGAAGAAGCCAGCTGGGCTGGAGGTGCTGTTTGCACACACCAGGTCTGCAGAACTCCACGACAAACATTACaggacttttattttctttatataaacaTACAAGACATTTCTCTGCTGCCAAAACTACAACACAGAGATTTACGTGAACAAAAAACAGTCTAGAaaacactttgtttttaaaagcatttgagaAAAAGGCAGCTCGGGGTACGTTTGGAAATACGCAGTTGAATCAGAAACAAGTGCCACACAAGCACTACCCAGAGTAAGCTTCCAAGTACAGAGTTTAAAGAAAGCCATAAAATACTGCTAGACCAGACCAAATTCAAATaccagagaaattaaaatagggTTTTAATCTAGACACTTCCATAAACAAAggaatttcaaataaattgaAAGATACATCCTTGTTACCACCTGTGTACATCCAGGGGTTCCAATCACTGCACCTACTGCTCCGATACCTATGTATGacataggagaaaaagaagcaagctACTTAATTCTTCACCACAGGCTTCCATGGATTGAAAAATAATACCCTCCTATTACTACTATTTTACACCCCAAGTTGCAATCTGCTTGCTTTAAAGTAACTGAAGCCCATCTGTATTAAACTACAAACTCACTTCTATTTACAGGTCTAGTTTGAACCACAAACTAAACTCAActgaggggaagggaaaaaaaaaaaaaaaaacaccaaccaaaaatacagctctgaaaGACTTGTGAAAAAACACCCAAGTGGAGAGTCTTAGATCTTAAACAGGAACTTAAAAAGGAATTACTTCACTTTTGCTACTGTTTCTAGTAGCTTGTTAAAGGTCTTTTATgacctaaattattctatgattaatcaaaataaatggaaaatctCACTTATCAGCATTAGGTAACAAAGCCCTCCCATGGAATCCTTCTGCTTGTCTGATTCAAAGTGAGCTCAGCACATTGCACCTTTCATCTTctctgcctgttcctgccttccctgcttgttcctgccttccctgccttTTGTAGCCTTTCACTTTACAGGGATTCCTTGTAGATGGTGAGCAAACCATCCAAGAAAATCTGACAAAAGCAACTCTTTCCTTGACCCAAGGAATCCACTCCTGAGGCTTGGCCCTGTTGGGTGaaaggcacagcagcactggaagcttttttttctagtCACAACTGGAACAGGTCAGCTGCTGCTTGGTAGAACCTGTGGTGTCCAGttcaaacaattatttttcctctttgcctttAGTCTTTCTGTAGACCATCTCTCGGAAGCTCGCAAGGATCTTATTCTCTcgtttcctcctctcctcctggtTGAAGGATGCCAGAGCTCTCTTCTCATCTGCGCTGTAAATCTGGTTCTCTTTACGCAGACGCACAGCTTCCATTCGGCGATGCCTGCAGAGCAGAACAGTGTGTACATCAGCACGGACAGAGGGAGGTAATGCCCCAACATGGTTTCCATCCCTCAACTGGTCTGAATGTTTTGAGTGGCTTATAAAGATACCTACACCAGAGCATCCAAACTGGACACAAACCTTCCCACAAAGGAGCATGGCAGAGCAAGAAACTGACTTCTGGTGGTGTCTTCTCTCAGGCAGTCAGCCAGAAGCCCAACCTACCCCGAGGGTGTCAGCTGCTGGCTTACcaaaaattaagtgaaattcCTGTTGGACTCATAGAGAAAAAAGCACAGCCTTGGATTCTTCTCCTACTGAAGAGCCAGTGCACTACCACTGCTGCCCACACACACTGCCTTTGTGCCACCTGACACAAGCATCTCCTCATTTGAAAACTAAGATAATTACAAGTATATTACCTGGAAAGAACTTTTGCTCTTGAGGAGGAAGTGTTCTTCCAAAACCAAATTGGATAGATATATCATCCATCTATAGCAATAGGGAGTTTAGTGTAGATTACTGCAAGCACACAGAGCACCTTCTCTTTCACGCTTTCAACCTGAGCTTGGAAGCAGTCTTCTAACCAGTTAACAGCGGAAGCAGCTCTTTAAAATCTCACTGAACCATTATCATCATCAAAACCATACCTGCTGCCACTCATGACGTAACCAGAGCTCTCAAACGACGCAATCTCTTCACTGGTCAAGCCGATTTCACCTCTCCGGGGTATACgttttcctgcttttacatACTCTGCCATCGCTGCACCTTCACCGGGCAAGAGGGCATGTCCATagcttagaaaaacaaaagtaagtACTGATTTcagtctcagagagagaaggagctAAACATCCAGCTTCTTTCCCAAATACTGGGCTGTTCTTCCTTATGGCTAACACTAGCAACAACATCTTAAATTAACACATTCTGATCAAACAGTAATGAAGACACTGTAAAGCCACAATACTGCAGAGCATTAGAATAAAGGcatcttaaaatgttttttctaggAATCAAGCCTAAAAAACATAAACCAGACTCTTCTACCTGGATTCAGGCCAGCGCAAAGCCTCACACCACTGCTACTTGTGCCTGGGAGTTTCTGGCACTGCGTTTCTCTCTGATGCATGCCAGACTGTTATAACAGCCCTTCTGAACAGTAACCTTCAGGCTTCATTCACTCGATTTGATCAAAATACTGTTAGAGCTGGGTACTCACTTCAAAGGCCTGTCATCCTGAGATGCATGAGTTTTGGGAGCTTCCGGTCCAATCAAGCTATCAGCTTCCGTATTTTCTGCAACAACCAAATAATGAGGATGATTAATATCCTCattattcatttgtttttttgttatcAGAACAGTTACACAGGTCAGCAACACCTAACAAAAGTCACAAAAGGAAACTTGGAAGTTTTGATCCAAGTTTAAAGTCAGGTGAACCTACTTGATCTCTCAATCCAGAGATCCTCCCCCTGAAACGTTTCTTCATCAGAATCTTCACTACTTGAATCACTGGAttccttcctgttcttcttatttttctttttcttgtatttcttcctgTGATAAAGTCAAAGACAGACATGCTATTTACCAAAATGTAAGATGAAAGAAAGTACTTGGAATCATACTCAAGTCACTAGTTTCTCAATGCAAGTTCGGGGGGAAGACTTGGCTGTCTGCATGCAGACTGTTGTTGTTTCATAGAAGAAAATGCcttacagcaaaacaaagacaacaTATACACTGTTACACCTCTCGTATAGCGTTAGAAAGTTTCTCCCCATGTTTGCAGTGAGTCCACTATGCTGTGTGGTTCTgcagatttaaataaaatccatcaAGTTAAGATTATTCAACAGCACTTATAGCCCTGACTACAAGAACGCTCACTCTGCCTTCCTCACTACCTGCTATGAAAGTGGCGCTGCCCGCTGGCCAAAAGCGGGTAGAATTACACACAACCACCTGGAAACTtactttctgttcttctttttcttcttcctgcttttctttctatcttcatctgaaaaaaataaagaaagtatGTATATTATCAAAAAGAGATTATTAGCTATACCTAAGTAGTTTACTGCACTGTGCATAACTACCTCCACCAGAATGCCTTAGTACACAGCTGCTCAGACGTGATTTGCTTAGGTACCAAGTAATACTGAGTACAAGTAGAGAGCTACCTGCACCATTGTTTGATACGAGAACACATCAAACATATTCATGGCATGAGGTGCCCAATGGGTGCTAaattttacaagggcaggtagtgacagggggaatggctttaaactgacagaggggagatttagattagatattgggaataagtccttccctgtgagggtgctgaggtgctggcacaggctgcccagagaagctgtggctgccccatccctggcagtgttcaaggccaggttggacacaggggcttggagcaacctggcctagtggaagatgtccctgcctgtggcagggaggtagaactagatgatccttaagaTCCCTTctaaccaaaaccattctagGAAATTCAGAAATCCTATTTCCTAAGGCCAGACTGCAAGCACTCGAGGGAAATGCACTGCAAACCCAGCAAGATGGTGAAAGATAAGAATACCAGACTGGTGCCGCAGCTCTGTAATTTCAGAACACTCGTAAGTGTGCAACAAAAGCCAGAAGTGTCACTTTGCATTCAGAGGAGCAGCACAAGAGCTCTCGCACCACGAGCATTAGCTGAAACCCTCTCTTCTTACCACTGGAGTCCTCAGACTCTGACTCGCTGTCGCTGTCCTCAGAATGTTTTCTGCGTTTTCTTTTGGATGCCTTCcgctttttcttctttcttttcttcttctttttctttttttcctctagaagATTGTTAAAAGATAACATTAGGGAGCACACAAAGCTCATCTAGCTCCATATATGTTTCAATCTTCCCAAAGCAACACTCTCATTCAAACTGGAGCTCACCACACTCACTTCCACCTATCAAAGTTGGTGAACCTCTTGCAAGCAACAGTAGCAGATTCTAGACTTTGTCAGCTTCccattttcaaaacaagctgTGTAAGCAAAACAGAATACCTTCTGAGCTGGAATCTGAAGAACTACTCTTAGATTTTGCCTCTTCGTCTTCTACCGGTGTATGCTCATCAGAACTGaatgaaaataagaagtttGCTGTTTACAATCTGTTGTGCAGGATTCAAGATCGAATGGACACACGTGGCCAAACACACACTTGCAGATTTTTAGTCAGTACTTGCAATAGAGCAAACTATTAAATAGCTGATTCACAGCATGGGACTTGCTTTCAGAGCCACAACACAAAGGTTGCCTGACCTACAATAAATCATATCTTGCAAAACTGGTATGTTGGAATTATCTGGGGAATTATTTTTGGGAAAATAGGGAAGCTAGGGGAGGGGAAGCAACAATTTCATTATGATggttcagaaattaattttgttatgaTGGTTCAGAAATGAACTGACACACATGAACTAAAAGGGACTATTGCAGGGATAAGACATTTTTGTAAACTGAACTGGCAAATAATCAGTATCataaaaaacagaggaaaagaagacagaataTGCCTTACTCAGGGTCAGGAACCTTCGGTGACAGTCCCCAGACTTCGGGTGCCCCCAGTTCTCCAATCCTTTCTCTTTCGTTGAGTCTCCTGCAATGGAAAACACCTTCACTGAACTCTCCCGTGCTACACCAGGCAAGTCaatgtgggagaggatggaaactatttcattattgccaaagagaagtaactgcttggctggaggagaaagagttaaagaagaaacaaagtacattgtgcaatcaagcagagcaacccaggtgggcagaagcaggagaacagaaagataaggaactggttattttgggaccgtttgtgaaacgacgaagaaCGTcgaaaaaacaaaactgtaaaccag
Above is a genomic segment from Strigops habroptila isolate Jane chromosome 9, bStrHab1.2.pri, whole genome shotgun sequence containing:
- the NDUFA1 gene encoding NADH dehydrogenase [ubiquinone] 1 alpha subcomplex subunit 1, coding for MWYEILPGMAVMGVCLAIPGLATVYVHRWSNGGKEKRIARYPYQWSLMERDKRLSGVNKHYVSKGLENID
- the NKAP gene encoding NF-kappa-B-activating protein — translated: MVAGGPRSTKGDAAGNAAERGGRGRPASAPLPAPPRREGAGSRAPPGSVRCAAAAMAPASRSRSPPAASPERRGRRSRSRERNGLKRPSHRRSRSWSRSRERTPGGPRAAAHHGHHHGKAWPEYYEKEKEEILRQRRLNERERIGELGAPEVWGLSPKVPDPDSDEHTPVEDEEAKSKSSSSDSSSEEEKKKKKKKRKKKKRKASKRKRRKHSEDSDSESESEDSSDEDRKKSRKKKKKNRKKKYKKKKNKKNRKESSDSSSEDSDEETFQGEDLWIERSKNTEADSLIGPEAPKTHASQDDRPLNYGHALLPGEGAAMAEYVKAGKRIPRRGEIGLTSEEIASFESSGYVMSGSRHRRMEAVRLRKENQIYSADEKRALASFNQEERRKRENKILASFREMVYRKTKGKEEK